In Bacteriovorax stolpii, a single genomic region encodes these proteins:
- a CDS encoding sugar 3,4-ketoisomerase, whose amino-acid sequence MDRVKELSVTTIEDGRGELSVFESMKSVPFEIKRVYYIKGMQAGISRGFHAHRKLSQMLICIQGSCRVLTDDAFTKKEVTLSSNSKGLLIKNMVWREMHDFSQDCILMVLASELYDSEDYICDYNCFLNEASPASLTMSL is encoded by the coding sequence ATGGATAGAGTCAAGGAATTATCAGTCACTACAATTGAAGACGGAAGGGGAGAACTTTCTGTTTTTGAGAGTATGAAAAGTGTTCCTTTTGAGATCAAACGTGTCTATTACATCAAAGGCATGCAAGCGGGCATTTCCAGAGGATTTCATGCTCACCGCAAACTTTCTCAAATGCTTATTTGTATTCAAGGTTCATGTCGAGTTTTAACTGATGATGCTTTCACTAAAAAAGAAGTCACTCTTTCTTCAAATTCTAAAGGACTTCTTATTAAGAATATGGTCTGGAGAGAAATGCATGACTTTAGCCAGGATTGCATTCTCATGGTTCTTGCAAGTGAGTTGTATGATTCAGAAGACTATATCTGCGATTACAATTGCTTTTTA
- a CDS encoding SxtJ family membrane protein has product MGLVLETPVYILGLAYGWEKSGAVLLKDGRVVVNFSESHFSHLKDDYSFPKESVRACLKKEAITLKDVSYIGFYDKPLLKFERVMKDIIFKVPFSFLRFMKTTKEWISEGKMLFKNQMSEELMKLYPNEKVPEILFSEMPVTKELLNIHLSKHLNAYDFGAACAVWELHLKHTIPADNFQAYEHFEDQHFEPIKKLSLDPFLPNQGQLEKGELRKFGIVMGLLILGLFGFAIPYLKHTPHSYWPMVWGPLLMILGLLTPEWLKRPYVVWMVIAKIVGKIKSWGFYTVLYFLILCPYALVARVFFRKALREEKAVDKHTLNMKSIF; this is encoded by the coding sequence GTGGGATTAGTGTTGGAAACTCCGGTTTATATTTTAGGACTGGCCTACGGCTGGGAGAAGTCTGGAGCTGTTTTATTAAAAGATGGCAGAGTTGTCGTTAATTTTTCAGAATCTCACTTTAGCCATTTAAAAGATGATTACTCTTTTCCCAAAGAATCAGTGCGCGCATGTTTAAAGAAAGAAGCAATTACCCTTAAAGATGTAAGTTACATTGGTTTTTACGATAAACCTCTTCTTAAGTTTGAGCGAGTCATGAAGGATATCATCTTCAAAGTGCCTTTCTCTTTTCTGCGTTTTATGAAGACGACAAAAGAGTGGATTTCAGAAGGAAAGATGCTCTTTAAAAATCAGATGAGCGAAGAGCTTATGAAGCTTTATCCCAATGAGAAAGTTCCAGAAATTCTTTTTAGCGAAATGCCGGTGACTAAAGAGCTTTTAAATATACATTTGTCTAAACACTTAAATGCTTACGATTTCGGAGCCGCCTGCGCTGTTTGGGAATTACATTTAAAACATACTATTCCCGCGGATAACTTTCAGGCCTATGAGCATTTCGAAGATCAACATTTTGAACCGATAAAAAAACTAAGCCTCGATCCTTTTTTGCCAAACCAAGGTCAATTAGAAAAAGGGGAGTTAAGAAAGTTTGGGATAGTTATGGGATTGTTGATCCTTGGGCTTTTTGGTTTTGCTATTCCTTATTTAAAACACACACCTCATTCATACTGGCCGATGGTTTGGGGGCCATTATTGATGATCTTGGGACTGCTTACTCCAGAGTGGCTTAAGCGGCCTTATGTTGTTTGGATGGTTATTGCTAAGATCGTAGGGAAAATAAAATCTTGGGGATTTTACACCGTGCTTTATTTTCTTATTTTGTGCCCTTACGCTCTTGTTGCCAGAGTTTTTTTCAGAAAAGCTCTGAGAGAAGAAAAAGCAGTTGATAAACATACGCTCAATATGAAGAGCATCTTCTAG
- a CDS encoding SPL family radical SAM protein has product MYDKSTYTSLNAINEKISFLQDRSGFKYDFDISPFQHFASMRNQAEKGAELFPQGIPHLIGATSDCLQCYYGFQLDTYMNGCTHECVYCWAKAELSKINQWNSPVPVPIDISSLWELFYKAFETDDDFPLREVFIKRVPLRIGSMSDPFLSMERKYKNTLETLKILKAYNYPFLFLTRSPMVAEDEYLKYMDPEKATVQFSIPTLNEQMVKLIEPGTESPYARLEALRKLNQAKVFTSVRLNPLFPNFPDGHLSGKKGSFGDRPAFDFFNPSMIEEIRSYGCKNLLAGFVHMDGKTTQAVSQKVGFDLRSLMKEEIKQTTEGFKYSAPEIRSYYEAISQKCKEVGMDFSTCYLGLGESYFWKDQDLWADKKDCCNLKKNVSAFKSDTREIAFTKKMKILYPEMNSLQLIFNSGWLYRMRSYLLKNLWD; this is encoded by the coding sequence ATGTACGATAAATCGACTTACACCAGCCTGAATGCCATCAATGAGAAAATATCTTTTCTTCAAGATCGCTCTGGCTTTAAGTACGATTTTGACATCTCTCCCTTCCAGCATTTCGCTTCAATGAGGAATCAGGCCGAAAAAGGGGCAGAGCTCTTTCCTCAGGGGATTCCTCATTTAATTGGGGCCACCTCAGACTGCCTGCAATGTTATTACGGCTTTCAACTCGATACCTATATGAATGGGTGCACTCATGAATGTGTTTACTGCTGGGCCAAAGCGGAGCTTTCTAAGATTAACCAATGGAACAGCCCGGTACCTGTGCCTATTGATATCTCATCATTGTGGGAGCTTTTTTATAAAGCATTCGAAACAGATGACGATTTTCCTCTGAGAGAAGTCTTTATAAAACGTGTACCATTAAGGATTGGTTCGATGTCGGACCCTTTTCTTTCGATGGAAAGAAAATATAAAAACACGCTTGAGACACTAAAAATTCTAAAGGCCTATAATTATCCTTTTTTATTTTTAACCCGCTCGCCAATGGTCGCGGAAGATGAATACCTAAAGTACATGGACCCGGAAAAGGCAACAGTGCAGTTTTCGATTCCTACTTTAAATGAGCAAATGGTTAAGCTTATTGAGCCTGGGACAGAATCGCCATATGCAAGATTAGAGGCCTTGAGAAAGTTAAACCAGGCCAAAGTTTTTACCTCGGTAAGACTCAACCCGCTTTTTCCTAATTTTCCTGATGGGCATCTGAGCGGAAAAAAAGGAAGCTTTGGCGATAGGCCTGCTTTTGATTTTTTTAATCCTTCAATGATTGAAGAGATCAGAAGTTATGGCTGTAAAAACCTGCTTGCTGGTTTTGTTCATATGGATGGCAAGACAACTCAGGCCGTGAGTCAGAAAGTTGGTTTTGATCTTCGCTCACTTATGAAAGAGGAAATCAAGCAAACAACAGAAGGCTTTAAGTATAGTGCACCGGAAATCAGGTCTTATTACGAAGCTATTTCTCAAAAATGCAAGGAAGTCGGAATGGACTTTTCGACTTGTTATCTTGGCCTGGGAGAAAGTTACTTCTGGAAAGACCAGGATCTTTGGGCCGACAAAAAAGACTGTTGTAACTTAAAGAAGAATGTTTCTGCTTTTAAGAGTGACACGAGAGAAATTGCTTTCACAAAGAAAATGAAAATTCTCTACCCCGAAATGAATTCATTGCAATTAATTTTTAACTCTGGATGGTTATACCGCATGAGAAGTTATTTGCTTAAGAACCTGTGGGATTAG
- a CDS encoding aminotransferase class V-fold PLP-dependent enzyme yields MSLDIKKIRADYEVLSKKVGGQLPIYFDNACTTLRPASVIKASQTYYTDHPACHNRAVHKFGKQTTKEYEAARSTVARFLGADKPQEIVFTRNTTEGINLIANGLDFKKGDIVLTTNMEHNSNLIPWQMLAMEKGIVHKLVDIKKDDQAFDLESYKKIFTEGKVRLVSVFHTSNVTGMSLPIKEMVQIAHENGAFFLLDAAQAIAHQKINVKELDVDFLAFSFHKAFGPSGFGSLYGKFELLQKLKPLLYGGETVLDADYTSFTFAETPYRLEAGLQNYAGAIGGAEALRYIEKLGIESFHQHEVKINQFITQELLKHSSIEILGPKEAELRSGILNFSVKNKDMGELSILLDESKNIMTRSGFHCAHAWFHKENLPPTLRLSFSVYNTQEEAETFVSVINQIIQFY; encoded by the coding sequence ATGAGTCTCGATATTAAAAAAATCCGTGCAGACTATGAAGTACTAAGTAAAAAAGTAGGAGGGCAACTTCCTATTTATTTTGATAATGCTTGTACAACACTAAGACCTGCAAGTGTCATTAAGGCCTCTCAAACTTATTATACCGATCATCCAGCTTGTCATAACCGCGCTGTTCATAAGTTTGGAAAACAAACGACAAAAGAGTATGAAGCAGCAAGAAGTACGGTCGCGCGTTTCCTTGGTGCTGATAAGCCCCAGGAGATTGTTTTTACCAGAAATACGACAGAGGGAATCAATCTTATTGCCAATGGATTGGACTTCAAAAAAGGTGATATTGTCCTGACGACAAATATGGAGCACAATTCAAATTTAATCCCCTGGCAAATGCTGGCGATGGAAAAAGGAATTGTTCATAAGTTGGTCGACATAAAAAAAGATGATCAGGCCTTTGATTTAGAATCTTATAAGAAGATTTTTACTGAAGGCAAAGTCAGACTGGTGTCTGTTTTTCATACGTCGAATGTTACGGGAATGAGTCTTCCAATTAAAGAGATGGTGCAAATCGCCCATGAAAATGGAGCCTTCTTTTTACTCGATGCTGCTCAGGCCATTGCTCATCAGAAAATTAATGTTAAAGAGCTGGATGTTGATTTCCTGGCCTTTTCATTTCATAAAGCCTTTGGCCCTTCAGGGTTTGGCTCTCTTTATGGGAAGTTTGAACTTCTTCAAAAATTAAAGCCTCTCCTTTATGGAGGAGAGACTGTTTTAGATGCAGACTATACTTCGTTTACTTTTGCAGAGACTCCTTATCGTTTAGAAGCAGGACTTCAAAATTATGCAGGAGCGATTGGAGGGGCCGAAGCCCTTCGTTATATTGAGAAACTTGGCATTGAGAGCTTTCATCAACATGAAGTAAAAATTAATCAATTCATCACGCAAGAGCTTTTAAAGCATTCAAGTATTGAAATCCTGGGTCCAAAAGAAGCAGAACTTCGTTCAGGTATTTTAAATTTCTCTGTGAAGAATAAAGATATGGGAGAGCTTTCGATTCTCCTGGATGAATCAAAGAATATTATGACCAGAAGTGGTTTTCACTGTGCCCATGCCTGGTTTCATAAAGAAAATCTTCCTCCTACATTGAGACTTTCATTTTCTGTTTATAATACTCAGGAAGAAGCAGAGACATTTGTTTCAGTCATTAATCAGATTATTCAGTTTTATTAA
- a CDS encoding DUF7411 family protein: MNPSGKAVAILFSGGTDSTLTAAMLQENFEKVHLVTYDRFGFHATDNTAVQTQALKERYGEDRFVHTFLNVDKLFQHVSYENYFENIKKHGLFNLSTCGLCKLSMHVRTIKYCIDNEVYFVADGANQAMTMEPAQMKPVIDEMKRMYAHFGITYFNPVFEMDGPEDKDFINKSNAKLLARESDYSVASFENEKTPGFRLYKMGLAPSPNVKGSDYDKKRQPRCFQFIIFNIFALKYFMANKTYEEYTDLTTKFYSDKIKSMIKLIENRNDKKVKEMLD, from the coding sequence ATGAATCCATCAGGAAAAGCTGTCGCCATTTTATTCTCTGGAGGAACAGACTCAACATTGACTGCGGCCATGCTACAGGAGAATTTTGAGAAAGTTCACCTGGTCACTTATGACCGTTTCGGGTTTCACGCCACAGACAATACCGCTGTTCAAACTCAAGCTTTAAAAGAGAGATACGGTGAGGACCGTTTTGTTCATACGTTTTTAAACGTTGATAAACTTTTCCAACATGTCTCTTACGAGAATTATTTTGAGAACATCAAAAAACATGGGCTCTTTAATCTTTCAACATGTGGGCTTTGCAAGCTTTCTATGCACGTCAGGACAATCAAGTATTGTATTGATAACGAAGTTTACTTTGTCGCCGATGGAGCTAATCAGGCCATGACGATGGAGCCGGCGCAGATGAAGCCGGTGATTGATGAGATGAAAAGAATGTATGCCCATTTCGGGATTACTTATTTTAATCCAGTCTTTGAAATGGATGGCCCGGAAGATAAAGACTTTATCAATAAGTCTAATGCCAAGCTTTTGGCCCGCGAGTCAGATTACAGTGTCGCTAGTTTTGAAAACGAAAAGACCCCGGGGTTCAGGCTTTATAAAATGGGGCTGGCGCCTTCTCCCAATGTAAAAGGTTCAGACTATGATAAGAAGAGGCAACCTCGATGCTTTCAGTTTATCATTTTTAATATTTTCGCTCTGAAATACTTCATGGCCAACAAAACCTATGAAGAATACACTGATCTGACGACGAAGTTTTACTCGGATAAAATTAAGTCGATGATTAAGTTGATAGAAAATCGCAATGACAAAAAAGTCAAAGAGATGCTGGATTAG
- a CDS encoding tail fiber domain-containing protein yields MEDNKNKALKDYVFGEIKEYDLEKIEAEVLKDSVYLDVFAGSDVAFKNDISALNAQDALSKLSQLQAYNFTYKTSEFPEHNFPQGEQFGFMAQEVEKEFPQLVKKDPQGHSFVNYQQMIPIMAETIKNLNERILSLEEQLKNK; encoded by the coding sequence ATGGAAGATAACAAAAATAAGGCGCTTAAGGACTACGTTTTTGGAGAGATCAAGGAATACGATCTTGAAAAAATCGAAGCAGAAGTTCTAAAAGACAGCGTTTACCTAGACGTTTTTGCTGGTTCTGATGTCGCATTTAAAAACGATATCTCAGCTCTTAATGCACAAGACGCTCTTTCAAAGCTAAGCCAACTTCAAGCTTACAACTTCACTTATAAAACTTCAGAATTCCCGGAACACAACTTCCCACAAGGTGAGCAGTTTGGTTTCATGGCCCAAGAAGTGGAAAAAGAATTTCCTCAACTTGTAAAAAAAGACCCTCAAGGACACAGCTTCGTGAACTATCAGCAAATGATTCCAATCATGGCTGAGACGATCAAGAACCTGAACGAAAGAATTCTTAGCCTGGAAGAGCAGTTAAAAAACAAGTAA
- a CDS encoding aminotransferase class I/II-fold pyridoxal phosphate-dependent enzyme: MYYCDDLEIKAIERVLKTKKLFRYQGKDVETECSQFEKSFARYLNSKNSILLSSGTNALVNALFSLGITEGDEVLIPAYTFFATAAAALELKATPIVVNIDQHLSFDPVDLQHKVSDKTKALIAVHMDGYPCNMNALTDFCQTHNIALIEDCAQAVGGQYQNKKLGSFGVFGCFSFNVDKIISCGEGGALSVNDEELYQRAFLYHDTCNQFGVTHKDLYSIAKFSGKSMRASEIQGAMMNVQLDRLDTIIADLKIRKDFLDHRFSELGFEHIPTYDKNGECFTTTRLLCKDAAAVNAMVISLNNLGIKTNSPMLRPAHHIWQWHALLPKAQHKFDFLPTIDILSRILLVHVSLNETMEEWLEKIKRIHA; encoded by the coding sequence ATGTATTACTGTGACGACCTGGAAATCAAGGCGATCGAAAGAGTCTTGAAAACCAAGAAACTCTTCAGATACCAAGGCAAGGATGTCGAGACAGAGTGCTCACAATTTGAGAAATCCTTCGCTCGTTATCTCAATTCTAAAAATTCCATTCTACTCTCAAGCGGTACCAATGCTCTGGTAAATGCTCTCTTTTCACTCGGAATCACTGAAGGCGACGAAGTTCTCATTCCCGCTTACACTTTTTTTGCAACAGCGGCCGCTGCTTTAGAACTCAAGGCCACTCCGATTGTAGTGAACATCGACCAACACCTGAGTTTTGACCCTGTCGATTTACAGCATAAAGTCTCTGATAAAACCAAGGCACTCATCGCCGTTCACATGGACGGTTATCCTTGCAACATGAATGCACTGACGGATTTTTGTCAGACTCACAACATTGCTCTCATCGAAGACTGTGCTCAAGCAGTCGGCGGTCAGTACCAGAATAAAAAACTCGGAAGCTTTGGAGTTTTTGGTTGTTTCTCTTTTAACGTTGATAAAATCATCTCGTGTGGAGAGGGTGGAGCCTTGAGCGTGAACGATGAAGAACTTTATCAAAGGGCGTTTCTTTATCACGACACTTGCAACCAGTTTGGTGTCACTCATAAAGACCTCTATTCCATTGCCAAATTTTCCGGAAAATCTATGCGCGCCTCTGAAATTCAAGGTGCCATGATGAATGTTCAACTAGATCGACTAGATACAATCATCGCGGATTTAAAAATAAGAAAAGATTTTTTAGATCATCGTTTTTCAGAATTAGGATTCGAGCACATTCCTACCTATGATAAAAACGGCGAATGTTTCACAACAACTCGCCTTTTATGTAAAGATGCAGCAGCCGTAAATGCCATGGTGATCTCTCTTAATAACCTTGGGATCAAAACCAATTCTCCCATGTTAAGGCCGGCCCATCACATTTGGCAGTGGCATGCACTACTTCCAAAAGCTCAGCATAAATTTGATTTCCTTCCAACAATTGATATTCTTTCCCGCATCCTGCTAGTGCACGTGAGCCTGAATGAAACAATGGAAGAGTGGCTGGAAAAAATAAAGAGGATTCATGCCTAA
- a CDS encoding glycosyltransferase — protein sequence MPNQKRIVLLTSKDNFVWTSMQEIIPMIERSWCELAQKENHLLTTINVEDSTPAQFMPSLISSDLIVISCFNTKIARFIKIIRESYKIDTPFFFYLHGLATIGLWPLERFGVLSLFTSNDLFIGTCEGDLESMKISFENARTQKIPFTISDSPMLHDHLSASAPFVYIGRISPQKNLDQLITAYSDLPLSIRENHPLYLYGSEDHLGYPNIGQKENTYLEKLKKLVETLNLEDQVTFKGFVHRLDIQRELGSNYIFVSPSTHSDENFGMAAFRALLSGATCVLSDWGGHKEYKNHYPNHIYYVTALLTDTGPIIPLKQFTETLLLAVRERQQGQPGFPEAFSMETIHLILKNEMARLPLQNESLKPKSLAQILISQQKEFESQEDIQRCFHSFSDPAFVSFFKAYAK from the coding sequence ATGCCTAATCAAAAGCGAATTGTCCTTCTGACCAGCAAAGATAATTTTGTTTGGACAAGTATGCAGGAAATTATTCCTATGATTGAGAGATCATGGTGTGAATTGGCCCAAAAAGAAAATCACCTACTAACAACAATCAATGTCGAAGACTCAACACCAGCACAGTTTATGCCGTCGCTTATTTCTTCAGACCTGATTGTGATTTCATGTTTTAATACAAAAATTGCCCGCTTTATTAAAATAATCAGAGAGAGTTATAAGATCGACACTCCCTTTTTTTTCTATCTTCACGGGCTAGCAACTATTGGGCTCTGGCCACTTGAACGTTTTGGAGTTCTGTCTCTTTTTACTTCCAATGATCTTTTTATTGGTACATGCGAAGGTGATTTAGAATCAATGAAGATCTCTTTTGAGAACGCCAGGACTCAAAAGATCCCTTTTACAATTTCTGATTCTCCAATGCTCCATGACCACTTAAGTGCGAGTGCTCCTTTTGTTTATATTGGAAGAATTTCTCCACAAAAGAATCTGGACCAATTAATCACAGCTTATTCAGATCTCCCCTTGAGTATTAGAGAGAATCATCCTCTCTATTTATATGGGAGCGAAGATCACTTGGGTTATCCCAATATTGGCCAGAAAGAGAATACTTATCTGGAAAAACTCAAAAAATTAGTTGAGACCTTAAACCTAGAAGACCAAGTCACTTTTAAAGGTTTTGTGCACCGACTGGATATTCAAAGAGAGCTTGGCTCAAATTATATTTTTGTCAGCCCTTCAACTCACTCTGATGAAAACTTTGGCATGGCCGCCTTTAGAGCACTTCTTTCTGGTGCCACTTGTGTCTTATCAGACTGGGGCGGACACAAAGAGTATAAAAATCATTATCCTAATCATATTTATTACGTCACAGCTCTTTTAACAGACACCGGGCCAATCATACCTCTTAAACAATTTACCGAAACTCTCTTGCTGGCCGTGCGAGAAAGACAACAAGGACAGCCTGGTTTTCCTGAAGCTTTTTCAATGGAAACGATTCACTTAATTTTAAAAAATGAAATGGCCCGCCTTCCTCTTCAAAATGAAAGCCTAAAACCTAAATCCCTGGCCCAAATTTTAATTTCTCAACAGAAAGAATTTGAATCACAAGAAGATATCCAACGCTGTTTTCATTCATTTTCCGATCCCGCTTTTGTTTCTTTTTTTAAGGCGTACGCCAAATGA
- a CDS encoding carbamoyltransferase C-terminal domain-containing protein, translated as MKKKYLGLGKTKYSSSVCLIDQDQSVEMLLTERLNRKKNSGAWPELPLKSLNERLDRSNLIIAENRDVHHPMQIEDIQNGIFPFYDYLKKENLDFFTSRFNPHIAFISHHFCHASAALAISPFEKAVIIVMDGAGTEVNVEEYEECSVFLQDGVKLTPSFRQTIRFSKSHKHSQHSFGNRIGSAYEKASEFIFNSPNSSGKVMGLASFGKALPLKDYYDFMENLPWDLSFKKKSKQDWENTDHTLFKNIAATVQQALEDDYARIIAKIKELHPEYENLILTGGCALNCTNNAKILYQNLFRRIFVPPFPGDECIGFGLAHALKFKEHPESWQPLLFENQSAYFGAQSSVPTDHEIEKHFSSNEFKLEKHQDITKVTAQLLCEGQTVAWFQGRSESGPRALGNRSILSRPDIPGLKDRLNSDVKFRESFRPYGCSALYEKAHLYFDVEEGFNNPYMSYAIKVRPEFKTTLKEVSHIDETSRMQTVRAGQNDRFYKLINEFGQKSGLYCLLNTSLNVMDEPILETVADARRFMEKTPIEYLIIGDFVIKKINN; from the coding sequence ATGAAAAAAAAATATTTAGGTCTGGGAAAAACAAAATATAGCTCTTCTGTTTGTTTAATCGATCAGGATCAGTCTGTCGAAATGCTCTTAACTGAAAGATTAAACCGTAAAAAAAACTCCGGTGCCTGGCCAGAGCTTCCACTTAAATCTCTTAATGAAAGACTTGATCGCTCAAATTTGATAATAGCAGAAAACCGCGACGTTCATCACCCGATGCAAATTGAAGACATCCAAAATGGAATCTTCCCTTTTTATGATTATCTTAAAAAAGAGAATTTAGATTTTTTCACTAGCAGATTTAACCCACACATCGCTTTTATCTCTCACCATTTCTGTCATGCCTCTGCGGCACTTGCCATTTCACCTTTTGAAAAAGCAGTAATCATTGTCATGGACGGAGCCGGAACTGAAGTGAATGTAGAAGAATATGAGGAATGTTCAGTCTTTTTGCAAGACGGAGTCAAACTCACCCCTTCCTTCAGGCAAACGATTCGCTTTTCTAAATCTCACAAACACTCTCAACACAGTTTCGGAAACCGTATCGGTTCTGCTTATGAAAAAGCTTCTGAGTTTATTTTCAACTCTCCTAACTCTTCGGGAAAAGTTATGGGACTGGCCTCATTTGGAAAAGCACTCCCTTTAAAAGACTATTACGATTTCATGGAAAATCTTCCATGGGATTTAAGCTTTAAAAAGAAATCCAAGCAAGATTGGGAAAATACAGACCATACTCTTTTTAAAAATATCGCAGCGACGGTCCAGCAAGCGTTGGAAGACGATTACGCGAGAATCATCGCTAAAATCAAAGAGCTTCACCCTGAATATGAAAACCTAATCCTCACTGGAGGGTGCGCCCTTAATTGCACCAATAATGCAAAAATCCTCTACCAGAATCTTTTTAGAAGAATTTTCGTCCCTCCATTCCCCGGTGACGAATGTATTGGTTTTGGTCTGGCGCACGCACTAAAATTCAAAGAACATCCAGAATCATGGCAACCTCTTTTATTTGAAAACCAATCGGCCTATTTTGGCGCTCAAAGTTCAGTGCCGACTGATCATGAAATTGAAAAGCATTTCAGTTCAAATGAATTTAAATTAGAAAAACACCAAGATATTACAAAAGTAACTGCTCAACTTCTTTGCGAGGGGCAAACGGTTGCCTGGTTTCAAGGAAGAAGCGAATCAGGCCCTCGCGCTCTTGGAAACCGCAGCATCCTTTCTCGCCCTGACATTCCCGGCCTCAAAGATAGACTCAATTCCGATGTCAAATTTAGAGAGAGTTTCCGCCCTTATGGCTGCTCGGCGCTCTACGAGAAGGCTCATCTCTACTTTGATGTCGAAGAAGGCTTTAACAACCCTTATATGTCTTATGCGATCAAAGTCCGCCCTGAATTCAAGACCACTTTAAAAGAAGTGAGTCATATAGATGAAACATCTCGTATGCAAACAGTGAGAGCTGGTCAAAACGATAGATTCTACAAATTAATTAACGAGTTCGGTCAAAAAAGCGGACTTTATTGTCTGTTAAATACCTCACTCAATGTCATGGATGAACCGATTTTAGAAACTGTGGCAGACGCTAGACGTTTTATGGAAAAGACCCCCATTGAATATCTCATCATTGGGGATTTTGTTATCAAAAAAATAAATAATTAA
- a CDS encoding PqqD family protein, with protein MFESNYSIPEDIVSRSNQDGTVILMKMDEGSTFFKINGAAAEIWKEMVAKKDLNQIAEEMFSTYNAPKEQIQSDIKNFVETLVSKNLLVKA; from the coding sequence ATGTTTGAGAGCAATTATTCGATTCCAGAAGACATCGTTTCTAGATCTAATCAAGATGGAACAGTGATCCTGATGAAAATGGATGAAGGTAGTACGTTCTTTAAGATTAATGGAGCTGCTGCAGAAATCTGGAAAGAGATGGTGGCAAAAAAAGATCTTAATCAAATCGCTGAAGAAATGTTTTCTACTTACAATGCACCAAAAGAGCAAATTCAATCTGATATCAAGAATTTCGTTGAAACTCTGGTATCGAAAAACCTTCTGGTAAAAGCTTAA
- a CDS encoding radical SAM/SPASM domain-containing protein yields the protein MTKYFLGIEIEINHHCNLACTYCPNSNTERINKGLMSLENFRVIMNQLKDINYEGKISYHFYNEPMLHPKLESFVKLSKEILPKSQSEIFTNGVYLNPERYEALRKAGVDRFTVTKHKGLTKIAFEETYNGLSSEEKTRNQFFDYSKLVYTNRGNLVDYGKKLDQPSKKMCLIPTCALVVTVNGNVVTCYEDYQEKTVMGNVFNEHIKDIWIKPEYQSFREDLKQGFRYKHEVCKTCNNLKVVV from the coding sequence ATGACTAAGTATTTTCTAGGCATTGAAATTGAAATCAATCATCATTGCAACTTAGCTTGTACTTATTGTCCTAATTCAAACACTGAAAGGATTAACAAAGGCCTCATGTCGCTGGAAAATTTCCGCGTGATCATGAATCAATTAAAAGACATCAATTACGAAGGGAAAATCAGTTATCACTTTTACAACGAGCCGATGCTTCACCCGAAACTTGAATCTTTCGTCAAACTCAGCAAAGAAATTTTACCTAAAAGTCAGTCTGAAATTTTTACTAATGGTGTGTACTTAAATCCTGAGCGCTATGAAGCTCTCAGAAAAGCTGGTGTTGATCGCTTTACTGTGACCAAACATAAAGGCCTCACTAAAATTGCTTTTGAAGAAACTTACAACGGACTCTCTTCTGAGGAAAAGACCCGCAATCAGTTTTTTGATTACTCTAAGCTCGTTTACACTAATCGCGGCAACCTGGTTGATTACGGAAAAAAACTTGATCAACCTTCAAAAAAGATGTGCCTGATTCCCACTTGCGCTCTGGTTGTCACCGTCAATGGAAACGTCGTAACTTGTTATGAGGACTATCAGGAAAAAACCGTCATGGGCAACGTCTTTAACGAACATATTAAAGACATCTGGATCAAGCCAGAGTATCAGTCCTTCCGAGAGGATTTAAAGCAAGGATTCCGCTACAAGCACGAAGTGTGCAAAACCTGTAACAATCTCAAAGTTGTCGTCTAA